A genomic stretch from Aedes albopictus strain Foshan chromosome 2, AalbF5, whole genome shotgun sequence includes:
- the LOC109407352 gene encoding 37 kDa salivary gland allergen Aed a 2-like — MHSPKSFLLLAVAFVALRVTAAPLWNAKNPEQLQFIAARCMEEWSPKAKDPKAALKNWMEWRLQPSTEEATQCYTKCMLENIGFYEPVEKRLKGVRVMQQWETFNRYQSADREKVHDLTDTFDFIRPLKSSSCSDVFNAYKDVHAKHLETIKAILFCDGKSAEKYYKDKGKNIKQKGQSIVVHCEEIHYPVGSQQRKELCKVRKYEMGTGKPFENLMECIFKGVRYFNDKNELNIDEIARDFTQVGKKPDAVKATMQNCKSKTKETDPGKKAVEYYKCLLADPKLKKDFMEAFDYREIRSKDYYAQITGKLKPYSASDVRKEVDDIDSKQCV, encoded by the exons ATGCATTCGCCAAAGAGCTTCCTACTCTTGGCAGTTGCTTTCGTAGCTTTACGCGTTACA GCTGCACCTCTATGGAATGCAAAGAATCCCGAGCAACTGCAGTTCATCGCTGCCCGTTGTATGGAAGAATGGTCTCCGAAGGCAAAGGATCCGAAAGCGGCTCTTAAAAACTGGATGGAATGGAGACTGCAGCCATCGACCGAAGAAGCCACTCAGTGTTATACCAAGTGTATGCTGGAGAACATTGGGTTTTATGAGCCGGTCGAAAAGCGATTGAAG ggAGTTCGTGTTATGCAACAATGGGAAACGTTCAATCGATATCAGTCAGCAGATCGTGAAAAAGTGCATGATCTAACGGATACGTTCGACTTCATAAGGCCGCTGAAATCCTCCAGCTGCTCGGATGTGTTCAACGCCTACAAAGACGTCCATGCCAAACATCTGGAAACAATCAAAGCAATTCTGTTTTGCGATGGAAAGTCTGCCGAAAAGTACTACAAGGATAAG GGTAAAAATATCAAGCAAAAGGGGCAATCTATCGTCGTGCACTGTGAAGAAATACACTACCCAGTGGGTAGTCAACAGCGGAAAGAATTATGCAAAGTTAGAAAGTACGAGATGGGCACTGGAAAGCCATTCGAAAATCTCATGGAATGCATATTTAAGGGCGTACGCTACTTCAATGATAAGAACGAGTTAAAT ATTGACGAAATTGCAAGGGATTTCACCCAGGTTGGCAAGAAACCCGATGCGGTGAAAGCGACAATGCAAAACTGCAAGTCCAAAACGAAAGAAACCGACCCAGGGAAAAAGGCTGTTGAGTACTACAAGTGCTTGCTGGCCGATCCAAAATTAAAGAAAGACTTCATGGAGGCCTTCGACTATCGAGAAATTAGATCCAAGGACTATTACGCTCAGATCACGGGCAAATTGAAACCATACAGTGCCAGCGATGTGCGCAAGGAGGTCGATGATATCGACAGCAAACAGTGTGTTTAG